The Corythoichthys intestinalis isolate RoL2023-P3 chromosome 19, ASM3026506v1, whole genome shotgun sequence nucleotide sequence cagatctcagctactctccccattcacgacgctagatggcgccagatatcattgaagcgatgttattTCATGACAGttttcagctactctttttagtttaaccagtttgcattattttattgcattgtttttccttattcagatttgtttcaagactgcagttaccgttagacttcactttgatggttaatgcagttattgcaacttGTTTTataacaatagattggtttatttacatttcaaaaaccagtagccattcatttacaaatgtgattgcactttagtttacatatttaaatgtttagatattaagatttgagagaggcaaaataacatgctttttctctcaaatatattgttataatcatttgtttcatgtgtactgtaattattttctgtataaaaattaatttggtgttcaaaaagtctttttttcaaacttgagtcttgaaaaagagggggtcgtcttataatgagggccgtcttatatttgggttaATACGGTTTTTTACGGTTTAAATGTTTGggaggggcggggggggggggttcgctacttcgcggttttcctcttatcgcggcgggttctggtcctcattaaccgcgaaaaaagaGGGTTCATTGAAATGCTCAAACAGCTTGCATATGGTCAGAAGGGACAGAGTCCATTCAGAGGGAGGGACCACTTGGAAAGGGGCGTCGTTTAATGTGCATGATGACGTAACCATCCCCAAGTACGTAATTTACGGCCCTGGTCCTTCTTTGAAGGCGTCCTAGAGGAGAAAGTTTGGAAGACCAGTGAGCGCCGTGGAAGGCTGCTCAAGAGCCACTTCCTTCCTCTGCTCGATGGCCAATATGGAGTCGGGAGATTATAAATACGAGCCAAGCTATTTTTCCAACAAACACACGTCGTGGCTGCAGGAACGCACGACTACTTAAAGGCGAACGCAAGCTGGTGTTGGAACATGAAGGATGCCACAGTGTTGTTCGTTGCTGTGCTGGCTGTGCTGGTGGGTGGGCTCGGTGGGACAGACCCATACGGCCAAGGCTGCATTGAAAACCAATGTTTCGCCGTGTTCAGCCAACCCGGTGACTTTACAAGCGCTCAGAAACATTGTAAAGACCGGAATGCGGTTTTAGCAACCGTGCGCTCGTCGACTGCAAATGTTCTGATGACATCGATCATTTCGGGAAACATATCGGGTCAATTCTGGATCGGTTTGCATCGTTCAACCAACTGCCCGAACCAAAATTCTCATCTTAGAGGCTACGAGTGGGTGATTAAAGACGGCGAAAGTGATTATGAAAACTGGGTCCCCACTTTTGATGGCGGTTGCTCCTCTCCCCGCTGCGTCACCGTCTCGGAGCGGGACGGGTTCCGGTGGGCGCAGGAGAGCTGTGACGCGCGGGTCAGCGGCTTCCTGTGCGAGTACAACTTGGAAAGCGGGTGCGCTCGTTTAGAGGGCGAGGGAGACGCCGTGGAGTACAAAACCCACGTTGGATTCAGTGGAAATGATCTTCTCCTCCTGCCTTCAGGTGCCATTGCCACGATTACGCCGAGTGGAGTCAAGTACATCTGCTCTACTGGAATTTGGCAGCAGGGTCCGTGGAGCTGCGAGATCCACGATGGAGGCTGCGAGCACGATTGCGCCGTGGATGCCCGACACCAGCCTTTTTGCTCCTGTCCGCTCGGCTTCTCCGTCAACCCCGTCAATAATCTAACATGCGAAGTGGACCTGGATGATCCGTGCGGGCGTTATGGCTGCGCGTTCGCCTGCTTAGTGGGGAGCGACGGCGCGCCCTCCTGCGTGTGCGACCACGGCTTCAAACTGGCACCAGACGGCAAGTCTTGCGTGGACTTCAACGACTGTTCGGACGAGCGTCAATGTCCCGGGGAGAATTTCCGGTGCGTCAATACAGTGGGAGGCTTTAAATGCGAATGCGATGCCGGATTCAAGATGATGGGGGGCTCGTGCGTGGATCTGGATGAATGCGCCTCCGCCCCGTGTGAGCATCTGTGCCACAACACGCACGGGAGTTACAAATGCTCCTGCTACGAGGGATATAAAATGGATCCGCAGGACTCCAGCAAGTGTAAATTGCATTGTGGCAAGCAGGAATGCGTAGCGGAGTGCGATCCAAACGACAAGTACCAATGCTATTGTCCCGATGGTTATGTTGCGGAGGAAAGGGAGGACCACACTGTTTGCATTGACTTGGACGAATGCGCCAACTATTTCTGCGATAAAGGCTGCAAGAACACTTACGGTGGCTTTGTTTGCTTCTGTCCTAAAGGATTCACCCTAGAGAAGGAGGTCTTTTGCGTCAGAAATGAGGATGAAGATGAAGATGAGGGGTCgggggatgctgcaacaagtccTTACCCTCCCACGGTAACCCCACATGAGGTGGCTCCCACCCGCCGGCCTTCAGCGGTGACAACAGGTGGACTGGTGGCCATAATAGTGTGCGTTGTCATTGTGGTTGTGGCGATGGTCTTTTTCTGCCAGTATATTATGAACCAGAGGGGGAAAGCAGGGGGAGATGCGACGTCTAAAGCCCCTCATGGAGAAGAGAGCCACAGTTTACATGCATGGGAGTGAAGCTTGACATAAAGAGAAGACAATGAGAAGTATGACACGTGAATGTAGGAGACGGATTTGTCTGGGACCCACAACACTTGCATACACtgtaaaccaagggcgtaggtttggtctaaaCATTGGTTTGGACGCCATACAGCAGAaacctgcatatacactttttgctggggacaggacattaataagaccaaacagattgcgtGAAAGGGCGTCATAATGAGCGGATTTTAGGAGGGGGGGGGCAGCCCCTCCCCCcagtggctgaaaagtgtcattgcatgcaattgattttcttatatatatatatatatacagtatatataaaagttttaaagcaataaaactgcaaccaaaatgaatgaaatgaaccaaaaaatattagggctgtcaaaattatcgcgttaacgggcggtaatttttttttaaaattaatcccgttaaaatatttgacgcaattaacgcacatgccccgctcaaacagattaaaatgacagtgttatgtccatttgttacttgtattttttttggtgttttatcaccctctgctggcgcgtggtgcgactgatttcatgggtttcagcaccattcaTGAGCATTGttgattgacatcaacaatggcgagctaccagtttattttttgtttgaaaatattacaaattttattaaaacgaaaacattaagaggggttttaatataaaatttctataacttgtactaacatttatcttttaagaactactagtctttctatccatggatcgctttaacagaatgttaataatgttaatgccatcttgttgatttattgttataataaacaaatacagtacgtatagtatgttgaatgtatatatccgtcttgtgttttatctttccattccaacaataatttacagaaaaaatatggcatattttaaagatggtttgaattgcgattaattacgattaattcatttttaagctgtgattaaccgattaaaattttttatcgtttgatagccctaaaaaatatatttttataatgggtcaaaattatttttcgaacagatcatgtgattagcaacttagacggtcatttgctttgcatataattttatttaaaaaaaaataataataataagggagggcaattttatttttcaaattatttttttctttgattcaaCCTTTTTGGGggtgattgaatgatttagacacaaatgtcctacccataatatggccaaaacacaaaaaggattgcttcaatcaaataaatctttttaatgaaaaattaagtgttcaaatgcaaatttttcaatctcgtatattttttcgcattcaaaaactttttctatgattgaaatttctctctcttttttttttttttttttaatatatatatttttaagcaacttattttttgattgaataataaagacaaaaatgtcctatagccaaaatgtggcccaaacacaaatcaacattacttcaatcaaaaaagttgcttcaatcaaaaaaaaaaaaaaaaaaatagagaaaaaaaaaaaagagaaaaaaaatccaagaaaatttcacatgcatttttttgagttttaaatttatttttgcattcaaacacattttttttggattgaagcgactttttttggggggggttgaaaatacatattttgattgaacactgagcaactttttttattgaagcaacttttttttttttattaaataatacaaaaaggcacaaatctacctccatggctccgcccaggggataaaatttttgactggggtaactacattggcacgatacGGGTGGGcgaaccatattcaatggattacGATCTTTGCGAAATGTATTgcttaagcagcctgatttagaattcccctcatgaATTATGGGAAagaaaaaatgctcattgtcaacttattgttataaatattcttgtaagttaattttattactgacactgtttcggggtcatcaacatgttgtgcccccactgccccaaaagtcaaactccgcccacatttctcacaaatatgctgATGTGTTGCCTACGTAAAAatcaaaaagttaaaattgttattttcaAGTGAGAAAATGGGGGAAATCCCCCTTTCTTCATagaaaggaaatttacagtggttgtgtttttgtgtgtttttttttttttttttttgggggggggggggggggggtttaaagAAAtatctgcataggctgcaaataaaatttatttttaaatgaaagatggagaaaattaataaatatattttaattaatcaataAATGGAGGAACAGGAGGTCACATCTCTAAGCTGCTTCCtccttttgcaggttagcaagttcacacagtttaatgttatgctaactgtgatgcaTGTCGGACCTTCAGTAGCAACATTAGCGGCGTGTTCcctacctccacaacattgacgtctactTCCAGTGGCTTCTGCTGCGGCTGGCCGgaataaaattctaatatcccttgtctttgaatggggggtggggggcagcacgttgacatgtatttctgtcggggttgtgtgagtgtgcgtgtttgtttattccagtcatcagccaattaaatgtgtgtttgagggggaaaatgcaagtgaaaaggggtaaatgtacgtaagtctgaacataatggaaATACTGtagttcacttaataatgtAAGGGTCAATTCTACTCCTACAATATATGGGAAGAcattataaattattatcattaataaTTATCGACAATTGTTATCATAATATaattcaaataaggttgcttaaaagttggtagggacaatttgagcatcctgaaaatttggtagtattatgtccctactgtccccatGCAAACCAACGCCCTTGCTGTAAACCCTGATAGATTctcagaagaagaaaaaaagtactgTACACAGAGTTTAAGGGAGGGCCAGGCCGAAAAGTGCCATTGGATGTAatagactttcctatatataattataaaattaagagttttctggtaaaatattgtctataaaatatgtaaagcactgaaacaaagaaaaaaaaaaagaatgatatgaacaagaaaaaatatttttataatgggtcaaaagtatttttttaaacagataaTGTGACTAGTACCTTAGACCatcgtttgctttgcttagccaaaaccacccgaggaccaaagaggcaagatggatatagataattttttcaaacctaagctttcaaaagcgacaacaactactga carries:
- the LOC130907729 gene encoding thrombomodulin-like, whose translation is MKDATVLFVAVLAVLVGGLGGTDPYGQGCIENQCFAVFSQPGDFTSAQKHCKDRNAVLATVRSSTANVLMTSIISGNISGQFWIGLHRSTNCPNQNSHLRGYEWVIKDGESDYENWVPTFDGGCSSPRCVTVSERDGFRWAQESCDARVSGFLCEYNLESGCARLEGEGDAVEYKTHVGFSGNDLLLLPSGAIATITPSGVKYICSTGIWQQGPWSCEIHDGGCEHDCAVDARHQPFCSCPLGFSVNPVNNLTCEVDLDDPCGRYGCAFACLVGSDGAPSCVCDHGFKLAPDGKSCVDFNDCSDERQCPGENFRCVNTVGGFKCECDAGFKMMGGSCVDLDECASAPCEHLCHNTHGSYKCSCYEGYKMDPQDSSKCKLHCGKQECVAECDPNDKYQCYCPDGYVAEEREDHTVCIDLDECANYFCDKGCKNTYGGFVCFCPKGFTLEKEVFCVRNEDEDEDEGSGDAATSPYPPTVTPHEVAPTRRPSAVTTGGLVAIIVCVVIVVVAMVFFCQYIMNQRGKAGGDATSKAPHGEESHSLHAWE